Proteins encoded within one genomic window of Sphaerotilus montanus:
- a CDS encoding chemotaxis protein CheW, translating into MFAVPMAPVQEIIRVPDVARMPLTPAALDGLSNLRGRVLPIINLRRLFNTAERVNDDASRALVINLGQSLGFVVDRVSSVISIDAGDIEPVRSIQSVVQADYLTGVINRTGPDGQRQLLLVLDFARLVQQHFTQISTRQVGGSHQSAEPSKSADADSEHASDELRLVSFTVCGQEYAIDIADVQEIVQVPSTITAVPNTPAHVLGLISLRQRLLPLVSLRTLFDLAPAELTEHHRIVVVALPGGGQIGLVTDSVKEVLSVPRSQADAMPGLLARDEQLQEFSSICRLDNGRRLVSIIATDKLLGMPAISEALQMSRTDPAHHAFTHDTDMNASISSNAAASSTQPDDDDAQVVIFRLGAEEFGVPIMSVQEIVRLPDTLTRVPKTPRFVEGVINLRGTVLPVIDQRTRLGMPAIERNDRQRIMVYTLNGLRTGFIVDSVAEVLRIPRQHIDPAPRLSDEQMSLIGRVAKLDGERRLVMLIDPNQLLAAREIQAMNTMAEPGTEPSHPQSPQHPDEPRRLARAA; encoded by the coding sequence ATGTTCGCCGTGCCGATGGCACCGGTTCAGGAAATCATCCGGGTGCCCGACGTGGCCCGGATGCCGCTGACCCCTGCCGCGCTGGACGGGCTATCGAACCTGCGCGGCCGGGTACTGCCCATCATCAACCTGCGCCGGCTGTTCAACACCGCAGAGCGCGTCAACGACGATGCCAGCCGCGCGCTGGTGATCAACCTCGGCCAGTCGCTGGGCTTCGTCGTGGACCGGGTCTCCAGCGTGATCAGCATCGACGCGGGCGACATCGAGCCCGTGCGGTCGATCCAGTCGGTCGTGCAGGCCGACTACCTCACGGGCGTGATCAACCGGACCGGGCCCGATGGCCAGCGCCAGTTGCTGCTGGTGCTGGACTTCGCACGGCTGGTGCAACAGCATTTCACGCAGATCAGCACCCGCCAGGTCGGTGGCTCGCACCAATCGGCCGAGCCATCGAAGTCGGCTGACGCGGACAGCGAACACGCTTCGGACGAACTGCGCCTGGTGAGCTTCACCGTCTGCGGCCAGGAATACGCCATCGACATCGCCGATGTGCAGGAAATCGTCCAGGTACCCAGCACGATCACCGCAGTGCCCAACACGCCGGCGCACGTGCTCGGGCTGATCTCGCTGCGCCAGCGTCTGCTGCCGCTGGTGAGCCTGCGCACGCTGTTCGATCTGGCGCCCGCCGAGTTGACCGAGCACCACCGCATCGTCGTCGTCGCCCTGCCCGGCGGCGGCCAGATCGGGCTGGTGACGGACTCGGTGAAGGAGGTGCTGAGCGTACCGCGCAGCCAGGCCGACGCGATGCCCGGCCTGCTGGCGCGCGACGAGCAGCTGCAGGAGTTCTCCTCGATCTGCAGGCTCGACAACGGCCGGCGCCTGGTGTCGATCATCGCCACCGACAAGCTGCTCGGCATGCCCGCCATCAGCGAGGCCCTGCAGATGTCCAGGACCGACCCGGCTCACCACGCATTCACGCACGACACCGACATGAACGCCTCGATCTCTTCCAACGCCGCCGCGTCCAGCACACAACCCGACGATGACGACGCCCAGGTGGTGATCTTCCGGCTCGGCGCCGAGGAGTTCGGTGTGCCGATCATGAGCGTGCAGGAAATCGTCCGATTGCCGGATACGCTGACGCGGGTGCCCAAGACGCCCCGCTTCGTCGAGGGCGTGATCAACCTGCGCGGCACCGTGCTGCCGGTGATCGACCAGCGCACGCGCCTGGGCATGCCCGCCATCGAGCGCAATGACCGCCAGCGCATCATGGTCTACACGCTCAACGGGCTGCGCACCGGCTTCATCGTCGATTCGGTGGCCGAGGTGCTGCGCATTCCGCGCCAGCACATCGACCCCGCACCGCGACTTTCCGACGAGCAGATGAGCCTCATCGGGCGTGTGGCCAAGCTCGACGGCGAGCGGCGGCTGGTGATGCTGATCGACCCGAACCAGTTGCTGGCCGCCCGCGAGATCCAGGCCATGAACACCATGGCCGAGCCAGGCACCGAACCCTCGCACCCGCAGTCACCTCAGCACCCGGATGAACCGCGCCGACTGGCACGGGCAGCCTGA
- a CDS encoding methyl-accepting chemotaxis protein: MALVTKSRESAQPAAATPVVAKGLTRSMTRDAEANRKRARTMAKQQQAAERVASATSQLSAGINEAASASEELKRASDLIASGAEEASGAAQESLAAITQVSSSIVRQLNAVSLAQSKAQSMQTMTGRIDGEVRSTVTNVTLAARRQAESVKMVAELERQAANIGDIVKAVARIADQTNLLALNAAIEAARAGQHGKGFAVVADEVRTLAETSEKSAKQIQDLVGQIQGEVKTIASGINQSADAIQTEVEKSGTILKQLEQIRVDATEIVTGSAEIASAAQQSSVAAQQALKGAEQIASASTEQSSACEEAAKTAEEQSAALAECEQTAQNLSEIADDLKNSSDIGKSAEEVASAAEELSSAVQEINRSAAQIMVALEQIRKGAQAQASATTESAAAVVQIEKGAQVAEERARNARERAGAIKGLMGENRRLIDSLVGSITSSVSSTRTSLQQIKELELVSRKIDKIVDAITQVSIQTNMLAVNGSIEAARAGEYGKGFVVVATDIRNLAHDSAENADRIKDLVKSIQDQIGMVGRDLTEITASALSEVDKARSITSNLLLMDGDVIEVEKGNAEAALAAQEIVTALAQVKVAVDQVASAAQEAERAAEQAATAAKQQSQGAEELSAAIEEIASLADELQSN; encoded by the coding sequence ATGGCGCTGGTCACCAAATCACGAGAATCCGCACAACCCGCTGCCGCCACGCCTGTGGTCGCCAAGGGATTGACCCGCAGCATGACGCGCGACGCCGAAGCGAACCGCAAACGCGCACGCACGATGGCCAAACAACAGCAGGCCGCCGAGCGGGTGGCCAGCGCGACCAGCCAACTGTCGGCCGGCATCAACGAGGCCGCCTCCGCGTCAGAAGAACTCAAGCGCGCCTCTGACCTGATTGCCAGCGGAGCCGAAGAAGCCTCAGGCGCCGCGCAGGAGTCGCTGGCCGCCATCACCCAGGTCTCCAGCTCGATCGTGCGACAGCTCAATGCGGTCAGTCTGGCCCAGTCCAAGGCCCAGAGCATGCAGACCATGACCGGCCGCATCGACGGCGAAGTGCGCAGCACGGTCACCAATGTCACCCTGGCCGCGCGCCGCCAGGCCGAGTCCGTCAAGATGGTGGCCGAGCTGGAGCGCCAGGCGGCCAACATCGGCGACATCGTCAAGGCCGTGGCGCGCATCGCAGACCAGACCAACCTGCTCGCGCTGAATGCCGCCATCGAAGCCGCCCGCGCCGGCCAGCACGGCAAGGGCTTCGCCGTCGTCGCGGACGAGGTGCGCACGCTGGCCGAAACCAGCGAGAAGAGCGCCAAGCAGATCCAGGACCTGGTGGGTCAGATCCAGGGCGAGGTCAAGACCATCGCCAGCGGCATCAACCAGTCGGCCGACGCCATTCAGACCGAGGTAGAGAAGAGCGGCACCATCCTGAAGCAACTGGAGCAGATCCGCGTCGATGCGACCGAGATCGTCACCGGTTCGGCCGAGATCGCGTCCGCCGCCCAGCAGTCCAGCGTCGCCGCCCAGCAAGCGCTCAAGGGGGCGGAGCAGATCGCCTCGGCGTCCACCGAGCAGTCCTCGGCCTGCGAGGAAGCCGCCAAGACTGCCGAGGAGCAGAGCGCCGCGCTGGCCGAATGCGAGCAGACCGCCCAGAACCTGTCGGAGATCGCCGACGACCTGAAGAACTCGTCGGACATCGGCAAGAGCGCCGAGGAAGTGGCCAGCGCCGCCGAGGAACTCTCCAGTGCGGTCCAGGAAATCAACCGCTCGGCCGCCCAGATCATGGTGGCGCTGGAGCAGATCCGAAAGGGTGCGCAGGCCCAGGCGTCCGCCACCACCGAGTCGGCCGCCGCGGTCGTCCAGATCGAAAAAGGCGCGCAGGTCGCCGAAGAACGTGCCCGCAACGCCCGTGAACGCGCCGGCGCCATCAAGGGCCTGATGGGCGAAAACCGGCGGCTGATCGACAGCCTGGTCGGCAGCATCACCTCCAGCGTCAGCTCCACCCGCACCAGCCTGCAACAGATCAAGGAGCTGGAACTGGTGAGCCGCAAGATCGACAAGATCGTGGACGCGATCACGCAGGTGTCGATCCAGACCAACATGCTCGCCGTCAATGGCTCGATCGAAGCGGCCCGCGCAGGCGAGTACGGCAAGGGCTTCGTCGTCGTCGCCACCGACATCCGCAACCTCGCCCACGATTCGGCCGAAAACGCCGACCGGATCAAAGATCTGGTCAAGAGCATCCAGGACCAGATCGGCATGGTGGGCCGCGACCTGACCGAGATCACGGCCTCGGCCCTCAGCGAAGTGGACAAGGCCCGCTCGATCACCAGCAACCTGCTGCTGATGGACGGGGACGTGATCGAAGTCGAGAAAGGCAATGCGGAAGCCGCCCTCGCCGCCCAGGAGATCGTCACCGCACTGGCGCAGGTGAAGGTCGCCGTTGACCAGGTCGCCTCGGCCGCCCAGGAAGCCGAGCGTGCCGCCGAACAAGCCGCCACCGCCGCAAAGCAGCAGTCCCAGGGCGCAGAGGAGCTGTCGGCCGCCATCGAGGAAATCGCCTCGCTGGCTGACGAACTGCAGAGCAACTGA
- a CDS encoding patatin-like phospholipase family protein, whose protein sequence is MNGRLSCLAVLVLCWLGLVGAAVAESAEIGPTLGRPRIGLVLSGGGARGLAHVGVLKVLEREHIPIDAIAGTSMGAIIGGLYASGLRADDLERELLALDWTTLFANRLPRETLSERRKEEDFEISPALEVGLSRSTGELMLPIGSVSSRGLELLLRRYTLPVRQLPSFDVLPIPFRAVATDMESGEAVIFREGDLAQALRASMSVPGVFPPTEVDHRILGDGGLVNNLPVDVVRAMGVDLVIAVNIGTPLAGRDSLGTVLGLTSQMVNILTEQNVQRSIATLDPAHDLLIAPPLGRLTSGDFDRAIDLIAAGEQHTVRMLPQLAALRLNEVDWQALRRAQTRPENPPKPITSVRFEGQDITAPERLRGVLAVQPGQPFSVERAERDSRAMAASGDYLHVDYRVEDLPAGSGLVYRVEEKPWGPHYFRLGLDMQSDFAGRGDFNVKLSHNRHWLDDSGTEWRNRGQLGSVPRWFSELYVPLVAGSGPASDWFLAGWAEVERRRLTTYQPLQPDESARALAVLGRQVRGQLRIGIDLGQPLGDLGEWRVGLVRDMLSLDPEITAGTSDPASLNAGRSREWALRSGLVIDQLDHASFPRQGWRMKLGVQAGRRWLSGGGAAGESDVFHRVEADLTQVASSGRQTVETTLRLRHAHQHEAPGQVGHYTLGGFHNLSGYETDQLAGNNTLLGRLTWMVRLNRQPVLTRGVFAGATLEAGNAWLSSRSVSLQDLRWGSSAFLGADTGLGPLYLGLTWAPRGRTGVYLMLGRP, encoded by the coding sequence ATGAATGGACGGTTGTCATGTCTGGCGGTACTGGTACTGTGCTGGCTCGGGCTGGTCGGGGCTGCGGTGGCCGAATCCGCCGAGATTGGCCCTACGCTGGGCCGCCCGCGCATCGGCCTGGTGCTCTCGGGCGGTGGCGCGCGCGGGCTGGCGCATGTGGGCGTGCTCAAGGTGCTGGAGCGCGAACACATCCCCATCGATGCCATTGCCGGCACGTCCATGGGCGCGATCATTGGCGGCCTGTACGCCAGCGGCTTGCGCGCCGATGACCTGGAGCGCGAGCTGCTGGCGCTCGACTGGACCACCCTGTTCGCCAACCGCCTGCCGCGCGAGACGCTGAGCGAGCGGCGCAAGGAGGAGGACTTCGAGATCTCGCCCGCGCTGGAGGTGGGCCTCAGCCGCAGCACCGGCGAGCTGATGCTGCCGATCGGCTCGGTGTCGAGCCGCGGGCTGGAGCTGCTGCTGCGTCGCTACACGCTGCCGGTGCGCCAGCTGCCGAGCTTCGACGTGCTGCCGATCCCTTTTCGCGCGGTGGCCACCGACATGGAGTCCGGCGAGGCGGTGATCTTCCGCGAGGGCGATCTGGCGCAGGCGCTGCGGGCGAGCATGTCGGTGCCGGGGGTCTTCCCGCCGACCGAGGTCGATCACCGCATCCTCGGCGACGGCGGGCTGGTCAACAACCTGCCGGTGGACGTCGTGCGGGCGATGGGCGTGGACCTGGTGATCGCCGTCAACATCGGCACGCCGCTGGCCGGGCGCGACAGCCTGGGCACGGTGCTCGGGCTGACCTCGCAGATGGTCAACATCCTGACCGAGCAGAACGTGCAGCGCTCGATCGCCACGCTCGACCCGGCGCACGACCTGCTGATCGCGCCCCCGCTGGGCCGGCTGACCTCGGGCGATTTCGACCGGGCCATCGACCTGATCGCCGCGGGCGAGCAGCACACCGTGCGGATGCTGCCGCAGCTGGCGGCGCTCCGTCTGAACGAGGTGGACTGGCAGGCGCTGCGCCGCGCCCAGACGCGGCCGGAGAATCCCCCGAAACCGATCACCTCGGTGCGCTTCGAGGGCCAGGACATCACGGCACCCGAGCGCCTGCGCGGTGTGCTGGCCGTCCAGCCGGGCCAGCCGTTTTCCGTCGAACGCGCCGAGCGCGACAGCCGCGCGATGGCCGCCAGCGGCGACTACCTGCATGTCGACTACCGCGTCGAGGACCTGCCCGCCGGCTCCGGGCTGGTCTACCGCGTGGAGGAGAAACCCTGGGGGCCGCACTATTTCCGGCTCGGACTGGACATGCAGAGCGACTTCGCCGGCCGCGGCGACTTCAACGTCAAGCTCAGCCACAACCGCCACTGGCTCGACGACAGTGGCACCGAGTGGCGCAACCGGGGCCAGCTCGGGTCGGTGCCGCGCTGGTTCAGCGAGCTGTACGTGCCGTTGGTGGCGGGCAGCGGTCCGGCCAGCGACTGGTTCCTGGCGGGCTGGGCCGAGGTCGAACGCCGCCGCCTGACCACCTACCAGCCGCTGCAGCCCGACGAGAGCGCGCGGGCGCTGGCCGTGCTGGGCCGGCAGGTGCGCGGACAGCTGCGGATCGGGATCGATCTCGGTCAGCCGCTGGGAGACCTGGGCGAGTGGCGCGTGGGGCTGGTGCGCGACATGCTGAGCCTGGATCCCGAGATCACCGCCGGCACCTCCGACCCCGCCAGCCTGAACGCCGGCCGCAGCCGCGAGTGGGCGCTGCGCAGCGGACTGGTGATCGACCAACTGGACCATGCGAGCTTTCCGCGCCAGGGCTGGCGCATGAAGCTGGGCGTGCAGGCGGGCCGGCGCTGGCTGTCCGGCGGCGGTGCGGCCGGGGAGAGCGATGTCTTCCACCGCGTCGAGGCCGACCTGACGCAGGTGGCCAGCAGCGGCCGCCAGACGGTCGAGACCACGCTGCGCCTGCGCCATGCCCACCAGCACGAGGCGCCGGGGCAGGTCGGGCACTACACGCTGGGTGGCTTCCACAACCTCTCGGGCTACGAGACCGACCAGCTCGCCGGCAACAATACCCTGCTCGGGCGCCTGACCTGGATGGTGCGGCTCAACCGCCAGCCGGTGCTGACCCGGGGCGTGTTCGCGGGCGCCACGCTGGAGGCGGGCAATGCGTGGCTGTCCTCCCGCTCGGTCAGCCTGCAGGACCTGCGCTGGGGCAGCAGTGCCTTCCTGGGCGCGGACACGGGGCTGGGGCCGCTCTACCTCGGGCTGACCTGGGCGCCGCGCGGCCGGACCGGTGTGTACCTGATGCTCGGGCGGCCCTGA
- a CDS encoding LacI family DNA-binding transcriptional regulator codes for MTHQPDPPPAERPERQRLQMADIARIAGVSVATVSRALNGSAEVSAATRQRISELARSLNYTINVGAKNLRLRHNKTVSVVIPYDRRSRQHVSDPFFLAMLGSLADALTDRGFDMLVSRVDADRLELAAQAWDTGTAMGVVLIGQWHRHEQINQMAERGVPLVVWGAQIPVQRYCSVGGDNATGGALATQHLLEQGCQRIVFMGDPDLPEVAQRLRGHRQALAEAERETEPTLELHTPFDANQARADLSRLIESGTGFDAVFACSDVLAMAVVQVLRAHGKEVPRDVAVVGYDDIEWASHAYPPLTTVRQPVSVAGIEIVDALLAIVAGEVVPPRTLPVELVVRRSSLR; via the coding sequence ATGACCCATCAGCCTGACCCGCCCCCTGCCGAACGCCCCGAACGCCAGCGCCTGCAGATGGCCGACATCGCCCGGATCGCCGGGGTGTCGGTCGCCACGGTGTCGCGGGCGCTCAATGGCAGCGCGGAGGTCAGTGCCGCGACGCGCCAGCGCATCTCCGAGCTGGCGCGTTCGCTGAACTACACCATCAACGTCGGTGCCAAGAACCTGCGCCTGCGCCACAACAAGACCGTGTCGGTGGTGATTCCCTACGACCGGCGTTCGCGCCAGCATGTGTCGGACCCGTTCTTCCTGGCCATGCTCGGCAGCCTGGCCGATGCGCTGACCGACCGTGGCTTCGACATGCTGGTGTCGCGGGTGGACGCCGACCGGCTGGAACTCGCCGCGCAGGCCTGGGACACCGGCACCGCGATGGGCGTGGTCCTGATCGGCCAGTGGCACCGCCACGAGCAGATCAACCAGATGGCCGAGCGCGGCGTGCCGCTGGTGGTATGGGGCGCGCAGATCCCCGTGCAGCGCTACTGCTCGGTCGGTGGCGACAACGCCACCGGCGGCGCCCTGGCCACGCAGCACCTGCTGGAACAGGGCTGCCAGCGCATTGTCTTCATGGGCGACCCGGACCTGCCCGAGGTGGCCCAGCGCCTGCGCGGCCACCGGCAGGCGCTGGCCGAGGCGGAGCGGGAGACCGAGCCGACACTGGAGCTGCACACCCCGTTCGACGCCAACCAGGCGCGCGCCGACCTGTCCCGGCTCATCGAATCGGGCACCGGTTTCGATGCGGTGTTCGCCTGTTCGGACGTGCTGGCGATGGCGGTGGTGCAGGTGCTGCGCGCGCATGGCAAGGAGGTGCCGCGCGACGTGGCGGTGGTGGGCTACGACGACATCGAATGGGCCAGCCACGCCTACCCGCCGCTGACCACGGTGCGCCAGCCGGTCTCGGTCGCAGGGATCGAGATCGTCGACGCGCTGCTCGCCATCGTCGCTGGCGAGGTGGTGCCCCCCCGCACGCTCCCGGTCGAGCTGGTGGTGCGGCGCAGTTCGCTGCGCTGA
- the yihA gene encoding ribosome biogenesis GTP-binding protein YihA/YsxC, whose translation MMTPTTAPLVGGADATRVALAWTHTARFLTTASRLDQLPAHELPEIAFVGRSNAGKSTAINTLAQQRQLAYASKTPGRTQHINLFEVGPKDAPQAYWADLPGYGYAAVAKAAKVRWQEVMADYLRVRRNLACVVQMVDSRHGFTDLDRQLLNFVAPRLANGEVRLLVLLTKADKLNRNEAADSLRKARAVLAALSTEESDIRITLFSSLKRQGVGEVAEILHAWVAQPSLDAAAAIAAAPVVIEPVAGNPSHDPSA comes from the coding sequence ATGATGACCCCCACCACTGCCCCTCTCGTCGGTGGCGCCGATGCCACGCGAGTCGCCCTCGCCTGGACCCACACGGCCCGCTTTCTGACCACCGCGAGCCGTCTGGACCAGCTCCCGGCGCACGAATTGCCCGAGATCGCCTTCGTCGGCCGGTCCAATGCGGGCAAGTCGACCGCCATCAACACGCTGGCCCAGCAGCGGCAGCTGGCCTATGCGTCCAAGACGCCTGGCCGCACCCAGCACATCAACCTGTTCGAGGTCGGTCCCAAGGATGCCCCGCAGGCGTACTGGGCCGACCTGCCCGGCTACGGCTACGCAGCGGTGGCCAAGGCGGCCAAGGTGCGCTGGCAGGAGGTGATGGCCGACTACCTGCGCGTGCGGCGCAACCTGGCGTGCGTGGTGCAGATGGTCGACTCCCGCCACGGCTTCACCGACCTCGACCGGCAACTGCTGAATTTCGTCGCACCGCGTCTCGCCAACGGCGAGGTGCGACTGCTGGTGCTGCTGACCAAGGCCGACAAGCTCAACCGCAACGAAGCCGCCGACTCGCTGCGCAAGGCCCGGGCGGTGCTGGCCGCGCTGTCCACCGAAGAGTCCGACATCCGCATCACGCTGTTCTCGTCGCTCAAGCGCCAGGGCGTGGGCGAGGTGGCGGAGATCCTGCACGCTTGGGTGGCGCAGCCGTCACTGGACGCTGCAGCCGCCATCGCCGCTGCGCCCGTGGTCATCGAGCCGGTCGCCGGGAACCCCTCGCATGACCCATCAGCCTGA
- a CDS encoding c-type cytochrome gives MKSHVKSLLALLAAAAMATPLAVQANEAQPAAAKVDPAKGQALSTQVCAACHTADGSRGSPAYPILQGQHPEYLAKQLAEFKAGKRENAIMKGFASALSDEDMKNVAAFYSSKQAKPGAAKNKDLVVLGEKIYRGGIADRKVPACAGCHSPSGAGMPAQYPRLSGQHADYTAVQLTAFRDGIRKNNAVMTGVAAKMNDREIKAVSDYIAGLH, from the coding sequence ATGAAATCGCACGTCAAGTCGCTTCTTGCCCTGCTCGCGGCGGCCGCCATGGCCACCCCGCTCGCTGTCCAAGCCAATGAGGCCCAGCCGGCCGCTGCCAAGGTCGATCCGGCCAAGGGGCAAGCCCTCTCTACCCAGGTCTGTGCTGCCTGCCACACCGCCGACGGCTCGCGCGGTTCGCCCGCCTACCCGATCCTGCAGGGTCAGCACCCCGAGTACCTCGCCAAGCAGTTGGCCGAGTTCAAGGCAGGCAAGCGTGAAAACGCCATCATGAAGGGCTTCGCCTCCGCGCTCAGCGACGAGGACATGAAGAACGTCGCCGCTTTCTATTCCAGCAAGCAGGCCAAGCCGGGTGCCGCGAAGAACAAGGACCTCGTCGTCCTGGGCGAGAAGATCTACCGCGGTGGCATCGCCGACCGCAAGGTGCCCGCCTGCGCAGGCTGCCACAGCCCGTCCGGCGCTGGCATGCCCGCCCAGTACCCGCGCCTGTCGGGTCAGCACGCCGACTACACCGCCGTGCAGCTGACGGCGTTCCGCGATGGCATCCGCAAGAACAACGCCGTCATGACGGGTGTGGCTGCCAAGATGAACGACCGCGAGATCAAGGCCGTCTCCGATTACATCGCCGGGCTGCACTGA
- a CDS encoding cytochrome c biogenesis protein ResB, whose amino-acid sequence MSASPSGSEVQGGSRWKQETVELLSSMRFAIALFTIICIASVIGTVVQQHQPPVNYVNQFGPFWAEVFGRLGLYAVYSTAWFLLILVFLVVSTSLCVARHTPKILADLRNYKENIRESALLAFHLKASGALPLDRAQALARVSEVLANDGWKGKAQVREGGVMVAARQGAANKLGYIAAHSAIVLICIGGLLDGDLIVNAQMALLGKSTYAGGGLIKDVAPEHRLSTANPTFRANLYVPEKAVAGTAVINLTSGIVLQDLPFQVELKKFVVEYYDTGMPKLFASDIVVHDADGTKTEAKVKVNEPFIHKGIAIYQSSFEDGGSKLTLMARPMGRPGAPFEVKGEVGGVTTLTNAASQTDKLQLEFTGLRTINVENLAAENAGSTSGADVRKVDLVGSLGEHLGSGARVKADKKLHNVGPSVTYKLRDASGQAREYSNYMIPVELDGQKVFLAGVRDSPDQAFRYLRIPADERSTLDDWMQMKAALADPASRMEAARRYVRQSAPADKPELAQQLEASVLRALTLFAGAEAVRKDAPSAGLVALQDFIETNVPEADRSRTSEVLIRILNGGLFELLNLVRERAGRAALPPGEDAQRFMGQAVLSLSDSFAYPAPLLLSLTGFDQVQASVFQVTRAPGQKLVYLGCGFLILGVFAMLYIRERRLWIWIEGPADAPSTTVTLALSATRQTMDTDKDFDALKTRMLQTP is encoded by the coding sequence ATGTCCGCATCCCCTTCCGGCTCAGAAGTCCAGGGCGGTTCGCGCTGGAAGCAGGAGACCGTGGAACTGCTGTCGTCGATGCGTTTTGCCATCGCGCTGTTCACGATCATCTGCATCGCCTCGGTGATCGGCACCGTGGTCCAGCAGCACCAGCCGCCTGTCAATTACGTCAACCAGTTCGGCCCCTTCTGGGCCGAGGTGTTCGGCCGCCTGGGCCTCTACGCGGTCTACAGCACCGCCTGGTTCCTGCTGATCCTGGTGTTCCTGGTGGTCTCGACCAGCCTGTGCGTGGCGCGGCACACGCCCAAGATCCTCGCGGACCTGCGCAACTACAAGGAAAACATCCGCGAGTCGGCGCTGCTGGCCTTCCACCTGAAAGCCAGCGGTGCGCTGCCACTGGACCGCGCACAGGCGCTGGCCCGTGTCAGCGAGGTGCTCGCCAACGACGGCTGGAAGGGCAAGGCGCAGGTCCGCGAGGGCGGCGTGATGGTCGCCGCGCGCCAGGGGGCGGCCAACAAGCTCGGCTACATCGCCGCGCACAGCGCCATCGTGCTGATCTGCATCGGCGGGCTGCTGGACGGGGACCTGATCGTCAACGCCCAGATGGCGCTGCTGGGCAAGTCCACCTACGCCGGTGGCGGACTCATCAAGGACGTGGCGCCCGAACACCGGCTGTCCACCGCCAACCCCACCTTCCGCGCCAATCTCTACGTGCCTGAAAAGGCCGTCGCCGGCACCGCGGTGATCAACCTCACCAGTGGCATCGTGCTGCAGGACCTGCCCTTCCAGGTCGAGCTGAAGAAGTTCGTGGTGGAGTACTACGACACCGGCATGCCCAAGCTGTTTGCCAGCGACATCGTCGTGCATGACGCCGACGGCACGAAGACCGAAGCCAAGGTCAAGGTCAACGAGCCCTTCATCCACAAGGGCATCGCCATCTACCAGTCGAGCTTCGAGGACGGTGGCTCGAAGCTGACGCTGATGGCCCGTCCGATGGGCCGTCCCGGCGCCCCGTTCGAGGTCAAGGGCGAGGTGGGCGGTGTCACCACGCTGACCAACGCGGCATCCCAGACCGACAAGCTCCAGCTCGAATTCACCGGTCTGCGCACCATCAACGTCGAGAATCTGGCCGCCGAGAACGCGGGTTCGACGTCGGGCGCCGACGTGCGCAAGGTCGATCTGGTCGGCTCGCTCGGCGAGCACCTCGGCTCCGGCGCCCGCGTCAAGGCCGACAAGAAGCTGCACAACGTCGGCCCGTCGGTGACCTACAAGCTGCGCGATGCCTCCGGCCAGGCGCGGGAATACAGCAACTACATGATCCCGGTGGAACTGGATGGCCAGAAGGTCTTCCTCGCCGGGGTGCGCGACTCGCCCGACCAGGCCTTCCGCTACCTGCGCATTCCCGCCGACGAGCGCAGCACGCTCGACGACTGGATGCAGATGAAGGCCGCGCTGGCCGACCCCGCCAGCCGCATGGAGGCGGCGCGCCGCTACGTGCGCCAGTCCGCGCCGGCCGACAAGCCCGAACTCGCGCAGCAGCTCGAAGCCTCCGTGCTGCGCGCGCTGACGCTGTTCGCCGGTGCCGAGGCCGTGCGCAAGGATGCCCCGAGTGCCGGACTGGTGGCGCTGCAGGACTTCATCGAGACCAATGTGCCCGAGGCCGACCGCAGCCGCACCTCCGAGGTGCTGATCCGCATCCTCAACGGCGGGCTGTTCGAGCTGCTCAACCTCGTGCGCGAACGCGCCGGGCGGGCCGCGCTGCCGCCGGGCGAGGATGCCCAGCGCTTCATGGGCCAGGCGGTGCTGTCGCTGTCGGACTCGTTCGCCTATCCCGCGCCGCTGCTGCTGTCGCTGACCGGCTTCGACCAGGTGCAGGCCAGCGTGTTCCAGGTCACCCGCGCGCCCGGCCAGAAGCTGGTCTACCTGGGTTGCGGATTCCTGATCCTCGGCGTGTTCGCGATGCTCTACATTCGCGAACGCCGCCTGTGGATCTGGATCGAAGGTCCGGCGGACGCGCCGTCCACCACCGTGACCCTGGCCCTGTCGGCCACCCGACAGACCATGGACACGGACAAGGACTTCGACGCCTTGAAAACCAGGATGCTGCAGACACCATGA